A single uncultured Methanolobus sp. DNA region contains:
- a CDS encoding ATP-binding protein, with protein MFRNFINRVQELESLNREYNSEDFSFTVIYGRRRVGKTELIQQFVKDKPHIFFLADMRGTLSNALRFRKRASSLFNDMEPAVETFDGVFEYIRRQWKEDQKLVVVIDEFSYLAQADQSIPSVFQLIVDEILKGGSFHLILCGSSISMMEKTTLSYSSPLYGRRTGQIQVMPLSFRHMSGFFPGYKPDELMQIYGSTGGIPFYLRFFYPEKGFYENLEQSIFSKEAVLYAEGEFLLREELREPATYMNILYSISKGASRAGEIAAGAFMETKDLSYYVDTLMKLGFLRKEHPVAEKTSTRKTIYVIDDPFLRFWFRYVLVHRDSIEAGDSSHAIEDLKKSYDRYLGETFEQVSKEMLMDLNLHDRLPFKFKSIGRQWGKIPNMPKGKNDYEVDLVALDPKTKNILFCECKWQKQKINADVYYSLKEKATHVKWVPERKEHFALISKSGFTKNLHEIAKQEDVLLLTLEDYLSDSTVE; from the coding sequence ATGTTCCGTAATTTTATTAACCGTGTTCAGGAACTGGAATCTCTTAATAGAGAGTATAACTCAGAAGACTTTTCATTTACCGTCATCTATGGACGCAGGCGTGTTGGGAAAACCGAGCTTATCCAGCAGTTCGTGAAGGATAAGCCTCATATTTTCTTTCTGGCTGATATGAGAGGAACACTATCCAATGCACTTAGATTCAGAAAAAGAGCTTCGAGTCTGTTCAATGACATGGAACCTGCTGTAGAGACATTTGACGGTGTATTCGAATACATAAGAAGACAATGGAAAGAAGACCAGAAACTTGTCGTTGTTATCGACGAGTTCTCTTACCTGGCACAGGCTGATCAGTCCATACCATCGGTATTCCAGCTAATTGTTGATGAGATACTCAAAGGAGGATCTTTCCATCTGATTCTCTGTGGTTCTTCCATTTCCATGATGGAAAAAACAACCCTTTCCTATTCAAGTCCTCTTTACGGCAGGAGAACAGGACAGATACAGGTCATGCCTTTAAGCTTCCGTCACATGTCCGGTTTTTTCCCTGGCTATAAGCCGGATGAATTGATGCAAATATATGGATCAACAGGAGGTATACCTTTCTATCTCAGGTTCTTTTATCCTGAGAAAGGCTTTTATGAGAATCTTGAACAGTCGATTTTCTCCAAAGAAGCTGTACTCTATGCAGAAGGGGAATTCCTGCTGCGTGAAGAGTTAAGAGAACCTGCCACCTACATGAACATACTTTATTCCATCTCCAAAGGCGCATCAAGAGCAGGAGAAATTGCTGCCGGTGCATTCATGGAAACAAAGGATCTGTCCTATTATGTAGATACCCTGATGAAACTGGGATTCTTAAGAAAAGAGCATCCTGTCGCAGAAAAAACATCTACCCGTAAGACGATCTATGTTATTGATGACCCTTTCCTGCGTTTCTGGTTCAGGTATGTGCTGGTACACAGGGATTCCATAGAGGCAGGCGACAGTTCACATGCTATTGAAGACCTGAAAAAAAGTTATGATCGTTATCTGGGAGAAACATTTGAGCAGGTCAGCAAAGAAATGCTCATGGATCTGAATCTGCATGACAGACTTCCATTCAAGTTCAAATCTATTGGAAGACAGTGGGGAAAGATACCTAATATGCCAAAAGGGAAAAACGATTATGAGGTAGATCTTGTGGCCCTTGACCCGAAAACAAAGAACATACTTTTCTGTGAGTGCAAATGGCAAAAGCAGAAGATCAATGCAGATGTCTATTACAGTCTGAAAGAGAAAGCAACTCATGTGAAATGGGTTCCTGAAAGAAAAGAGCATTTTGCCCTTATCAGCAAGTCCGGTTTTACTAAGAACTTGCATGAGATAGCAAAGCAGGAAGATGTTTTACTGCTGACATTGGAAGATTATCTATCTGATTCTACTGTAGAGTGA
- a CDS encoding DUF2798 domain-containing protein, with product MITNKKENLIHTFMYVCFMAFVMTGYNITVHQGFSADLIKVTWLSFPPTFVVAFILEYFIVARHGMKLAFKLHKHHHTPLQKRAITALVFVAGMATLMSLFFSILTVGLAKELPLIWAHNLVINAVFAYPLIVFVAGPLVGFVFRKIFPEGSLVDV from the coding sequence GTGATAACAAATAAAAAAGAGAATCTTATCCATACATTCATGTATGTTTGTTTTATGGCTTTTGTAATGACAGGGTACAACATAACGGTACATCAGGGATTTTCCGCAGACTTGATCAAGGTTACCTGGCTGAGTTTTCCTCCAACTTTTGTTGTGGCATTCATACTTGAATATTTCATCGTTGCAAGGCATGGGATGAAACTGGCATTCAAATTACACAAACACCATCACACACCTTTACAGAAAAGAGCTATAACTGCATTGGTCTTCGTTGCCGGAATGGCTACTTTAATGTCATTGTTCTTTTCAATATTAACAGTGGGTCTTGCAAAAGAATTGCCTTTGATATGGGCTCATAATCTGGTTATCAATGCTGTATTTGCATATCCGCTGATAGTGTTTGTTGCAGGTCCGCTTGTTGGCTTTGTATTCAGGAAGATATTTCCAGAAGGCTCGCTTGTTGATGTTTGA
- a CDS encoding peptidylprolyl isomerase, with amino-acid sequence MKKILFMILICSLLISGCTESDSSQKVEAGDHVSVNYTGTLDDGTVFDTSMEEVAMKEGIYKAGRHYEPLSFTAGKGQVIEGFDDAVIGMVVGDVKTVVILPEKAYGAYCPELLISLPVEQFHSANITPIVGQKVTSQNQVGVIVNITDKNVTIDCNTKLAGENLTFTIEVVSIDKS; translated from the coding sequence ATGAAGAAAATCTTATTCATGATATTGATCTGTTCATTGCTTATCAGTGGATGCACTGAGTCTGACAGTAGCCAAAAGGTAGAAGCAGGAGATCATGTTTCTGTCAATTATACGGGAACACTGGATGACGGGACCGTATTTGACACTTCTATGGAGGAAGTTGCAATGAAAGAAGGCATTTACAAAGCTGGCAGACATTATGAACCTCTTTCCTTTACAGCCGGAAAAGGACAGGTCATTGAAGGTTTTGATGATGCAGTTATCGGAATGGTGGTCGGTGATGTCAAAACAGTTGTAATTCTGCCTGAAAAAGCATATGGTGCATATTGCCCGGAGCTTCTGATATCTTTGCCGGTAGAGCAATTCCATTCGGCTAACATCACTCCGATAGTTGGTCAGAAAGTGACATCTCAAAATCAGGTTGGAGTTATTGTGAATATCACTGACAAAAATGTCACCATTGACTGTAATACCAAACTGGCAGGTGAAAACCTGACATTTACAATAGAAGTGGTATCAATAGATAAAAGCTGA
- a CDS encoding YkgJ family cysteine cluster protein yields the protein MPICETLKAVQGILSHYSCPASCHAFCCKIADINLDENDLELLKQSSNYRTDKVMSCDEEGERHYKISPPCPFLNIDRCSVYEERSAICRLFPFNICNEPDVLLLFPCDMGASIFKDYMEYSNIILKQPVSATTTAAFEESHLSFRSRMNNGSSSSIPMLMLKINRLVQFKEYLGSGFRFKGNPEIPV from the coding sequence TTGCCTATTTGTGAAACACTAAAAGCCGTCCAGGGAATACTTTCCCACTATTCATGTCCAGCCAGCTGTCATGCTTTTTGTTGTAAGATAGCAGACATCAATCTGGATGAAAATGATCTGGAACTATTGAAGCAGTCATCTAACTACAGAACCGATAAGGTCATGTCCTGCGATGAAGAAGGAGAACGTCATTACAAGATATCTCCACCATGCCCGTTTTTGAATATTGACAGGTGTAGTGTCTATGAAGAAAGATCGGCTATATGCCGGTTGTTTCCATTCAATATCTGTAATGAACCGGATGTACTGTTATTGTTCCCCTGCGATATGGGAGCAAGTATATTCAAGGACTATATGGAATATTCAAATATTATCTTAAAGCAGCCGGTTTCTGCAACTACTACTGCTGCTTTTGAGGAGTCTCACTTATCTTTCAGAAGCAGGATGAATAATGGATCATCTTCATCAATTCCCATGTTGATGCTTAAGATAAACAGGCTTGTGCAATTCAAAGAATACCTGGGTTCAGGTTTCAGATTTAAGGGAAACCCGGAAATCCCAGTTTAA
- a CDS encoding (2Fe-2S) ferredoxin domain-containing protein, with protein sequence MQKPETHIFVCASTRLNGIVKGACQNKSSHNLVAMFSEEVMDRDLEGEVMITATGCVGICEKGPIVMIYPQQIWYGEVTEDDIEEILDAIEEGGVVDRLLIS encoded by the coding sequence ATGCAAAAACCAGAAACCCACATATTTGTTTGCGCAAGCACAAGACTGAACGGAATTGTTAAGGGCGCATGCCAGAACAAATCATCACACAACCTTGTAGCGATGTTTTCCGAAGAAGTAATGGACAGAGACCTTGAAGGAGAGGTGATGATTACTGCAACCGGATGTGTAGGTATATGCGAGAAAGGTCCAATTGTCATGATATACCCTCAGCAGATCTGGTACGGCGAGGTAACTGAAGATGACATCGAGGAGATCCTTGATGCGATAGAAGAAGGTGGAGTCGTAGACAGATTACTCATCTCATAA
- a CDS encoding ArsR family transcriptional regulator, giving the protein MEESNQTAFSPLEGENRQKLFKALESEMRLEILRLLFESEKYIQELARLLDVSAPFVAKNVKILEEANLVTRNIYGNTHVLSINESNIYSALDLFGVINDADIKKDKCMLNGLKKLIASEAKERHTSKFTK; this is encoded by the coding sequence ATGGAGGAATCAAATCAAACCGCATTCAGTCCATTAGAAGGCGAAAATAGGCAAAAACTATTTAAGGCACTTGAAAGCGAAATGCGTTTGGAAATTCTCAGACTGTTATTTGAAAGCGAAAAATACATTCAAGAACTGGCCCGGTTACTTGATGTGTCAGCTCCTTTTGTAGCAAAAAACGTTAAGATCCTGGAAGAGGCAAATCTAGTTACACGTAATATCTATGGTAACACGCATGTACTGAGCATTAATGAAAGTAATATTTATTCTGCATTAGATCTGTTTGGAGTAATAAATGACGCAGATATTAAAAAAGATAAATGTATGCTGAACGGCCTTAAAAAGCTGATAGCTTCTGAAGCAAAAGAGCGCCATACATCTAAATTTACAAAATAA
- a CDS encoding YkgJ family cysteine cluster protein, producing MEISAAVKKAIRYSVVQNILKHYQCPDSCGSHCCSKGQIHFFEDEVKTLTILDKEKAKNITNEGLSAGLYQMNAPCSFLKTNGRCEVYNSRPTVCGMYPFKVNTSGTSLGLQPCPIGFLIIRDFAEWIVDAFSRSGVSDEEKVRIKEEWQKNVESYESELVDFHFKPVLKEMQIPFDELEMLSMFLSSKKFGGN from the coding sequence ATGGAGATTAGCGCTGCTGTAAAAAAAGCAATTCGGTATAGCGTGGTTCAAAATATTCTGAAGCACTATCAATGCCCTGATTCATGCGGATCACACTGTTGCAGTAAGGGTCAGATCCATTTTTTCGAGGACGAAGTCAAAACCCTGACAATTCTGGATAAGGAAAAGGCTAAGAATATAACAAATGAGGGCCTGTCTGCCGGACTTTACCAGATGAATGCTCCCTGTTCTTTTCTAAAAACTAACGGCAGGTGTGAAGTCTACAACAGCAGACCTACAGTTTGCGGCATGTATCCTTTTAAGGTCAACACCTCCGGCACATCTCTCGGATTGCAGCCATGTCCTATAGGATTTCTGATCATCCGGGATTTTGCAGAATGGATAGTTGATGCCTTTTCAAGATCAGGAGTTTCTGATGAGGAAAAGGTCAGGATAAAAGAAGAATGGCAAAAAAATGTAGAATCATATGAATCAGAACTTGTAGATTTCCATTTCAAGCCAGTCCTTAAAGAAATGCAGATACCTTTTGATGAGCTTGAAATGCTTTCAATGTTCCTGTCTTCGAAGAAATTCGGTGGCAACTAA
- a CDS encoding iron ABC transporter permease, which yields MIDIAVGSSGLTIYEVFSTIVSPASSDPTSSIIVWNFRLPKALMAVFIGVSLAIAGAEVQTILDNPLASPYTLGISAAAGFGAALTMVFGLSLASFANNVLVSFNAFIFSFACFFVIYFIAKVKSASKEIIILTGVALLFLFQALVSLLQYTATDEQLQNIVFWLFGSLENSSWSTVTICLLILLIIVPLLAMDFWKLTALRLGDEKAKSLGINVEKLRLKVLISVSILTASAVCFAGTIGFVGLVPPHIARMLVGEDQRYFVPLSALLGALFLSLASISGKLCCHKGVFPIGIATSLIGVPFFLSLIIMKRSGSF from the coding sequence TTGATAGACATTGCAGTAGGCTCTTCGGGACTCACAATATATGAAGTATTTTCAACAATAGTTTCTCCGGCATCAAGTGATCCTACTTCATCTATTATTGTATGGAATTTCAGGTTGCCAAAAGCTTTGATGGCTGTATTTATTGGAGTTTCTCTTGCTATAGCCGGTGCAGAAGTCCAGACTATTCTTGACAATCCGCTTGCAAGTCCTTATACTCTTGGAATATCTGCTGCAGCCGGATTTGGTGCAGCATTAACTATGGTTTTCGGATTGAGCTTAGCTTCCTTTGCTAATAACGTTCTGGTTTCTTTCAATGCATTTATCTTCTCCTTTGCCTGCTTTTTTGTGATCTACTTTATAGCTAAAGTAAAATCTGCAAGCAAAGAGATTATTATTTTAACCGGTGTTGCTTTACTTTTCTTATTTCAGGCTTTAGTTTCCTTATTACAGTATACAGCAACGGATGAACAATTACAGAACATTGTATTCTGGCTTTTTGGAAGCCTTGAGAATTCTTCCTGGAGCACAGTAACTATATGCTTACTAATTCTGCTTATTATTGTTCCTTTACTTGCAATGGATTTCTGGAAGCTTACAGCACTCAGGCTAGGGGATGAAAAAGCAAAGAGTCTGGGAATAAATGTTGAAAAACTGCGATTAAAAGTTCTTATTTCTGTATCAATACTGACGGCCTCTGCTGTTTGTTTTGCAGGTACTATTGGTTTTGTTGGACTTGTTCCTCCACATATAGCACGTATGCTTGTAGGTGAGGACCAAAGGTACTTTGTACCATTGTCTGCACTACTGGGAGCACTGTTTCTTTCACTGGCTTCAATTAGTGGCAAGTTATGTTGTCATAAAGGTGTATTTCCAATAGGGATAGCAACGTCTTTGATTGGTGTTCCTTTCTTTTTATCTTTAATAATTATGAAAAGGAGCGGATCATTTTGA
- a CDS encoding carbohydrate-binding domain-containing protein, protein MDIIRKKKMKTYILIGGTLLALLLIFLSVGGSLVSTTTEESNNGLSGEGSIASTITGENNEDIPTSAASSEFTDRDLEQEADLENATYIEAESDTDITISEEGVYVISGEATEVTIYVDVPDESKVQIVLDGVNIVNEDVPVIYVKSADKVFITTTDSDNYMETAGAFVSDGDTNLDAVIFSKDDLVFNGVGSLEIVSSENGVSSKDDLKITGGNYYVTSVLDSFEANDRILIYDGTFDVDSSKDAFHCENDEDDSLGNIHIYNGTFEIYAADDGITAAGFIQIDGGNIIITKASEGIEATYVVINDGNIDIYATDDGINAAGKSTAYDIEIIINGGTINIEMASGDTDGIDANGSVTINDGYITISCNSGIDVDEQSYINGGTVIVNGQQIYEIQAEMMGGGGMRGGGGGNMPPGGGMPRQ, encoded by the coding sequence ATGGACATAATAAGGAAAAAGAAAATGAAAACTTATATTTTGATAGGAGGAACTTTACTGGCTCTATTACTTATTTTTTTAAGTGTAGGAGGAAGTCTTGTTTCCACAACTACAGAAGAAAGCAATAATGGTCTAAGTGGTGAAGGAAGTATTGCCTCTACAATTACAGGAGAAAATAATGAAGATATTCCGACATCTGCAGCAAGCTCAGAATTTACTGACAGGGATCTGGAACAGGAAGCTGACCTGGAAAATGCAACATATATAGAAGCGGAGTCTGATACTGATATTACAATTTCTGAAGAAGGAGTTTACGTAATAAGTGGAGAGGCTACTGAAGTTACAATTTATGTAGATGTACCTGATGAAAGCAAAGTCCAGATCGTTCTAGATGGTGTGAATATTGTTAATGAAGATGTGCCAGTTATCTATGTTAAATCAGCAGACAAAGTTTTCATTACCACCACAGATAGTGATAACTATATGGAAACAGCAGGGGCTTTTGTTAGCGATGGCGATACAAATCTCGATGCAGTCATATTTTCAAAAGATGACCTGGTTTTCAATGGTGTCGGATCTTTAGAAATTGTTTCGTCAGAAAATGGAGTCAGTAGCAAAGATGACCTTAAGATAACAGGAGGAAACTATTATGTTACATCAGTTCTGGATTCATTCGAGGCTAACGATAGAATCTTAATCTACGATGGAACATTTGATGTCGATTCTTCAAAAGATGCCTTCCATTGTGAAAATGATGAAGACGATAGTTTAGGGAATATCCACATTTACAATGGAACGTTTGAGATCTATGCGGCTGATGACGGGATAACCGCTGCCGGATTTATACAGATAGATGGCGGAAATATCATAATTACAAAAGCTTCTGAAGGAATTGAGGCTACTTATGTCGTAATTAATGATGGTAATATCGATATTTACGCAACCGATGACGGAATCAATGCTGCCGGGAAAAGTACTGCCTATGATATTGAGATCATAATCAATGGTGGAACCATCAATATAGAGATGGCCAGTGGCGATACTGACGGAATTGATGCAAATGGCTCTGTAACCATAAATGATGGCTACATAACGATCTCATGTAATTCCGGGATTGATGTAGATGAACAATCTTACATAAACGGAGGAACTGTGATCGTAAATGGTCAGCAGATATATGAGATACAGGCAGAAATGATGGGCGGCGGAGGAATGCGCGGTGGAGGTGGAGGAAATATGCCTCCAGGCGGAGGAATGCCAAGACAGTGA
- a CDS encoding ABC transporter ATP-binding protein, protein MKLEANDISFSYNSHPVLNGINFKLESRITALIGPNAAGKSTLLKCIAGVLDPEGNLLIDGKDIKNLKKDDLIKSRSYLPQDSKTNACLSVFETLLLGMVHSLSWRVSEEELEAVSTVLEYMGIEDLAMKNINELSGGQKQMVFIAQSLIRNPRLLLMDEPTNGLDLQHQLELFEFIQKITKEKCMTTIIALHDLNLAARYADNIVIMNKGNIHASGTPESVLTHNNIQSVYGINADISTDVAGTLWIKPLNSIREVFRS, encoded by the coding sequence TTGAAGCTGGAAGCTAATGATATTTCTTTTAGTTATAATTCGCATCCTGTTCTGAATGGGATTAATTTTAAACTTGAATCCCGGATCACAGCATTGATTGGACCGAACGCAGCAGGAAAATCCACTCTTTTAAAATGTATTGCTGGGGTGTTAGATCCTGAGGGCAATTTGTTGATAGATGGAAAAGATATAAAAAATCTCAAAAAGGATGATTTGATAAAATCGCGAAGTTACCTTCCCCAGGATTCAAAAACAAATGCCTGTCTTTCTGTGTTTGAAACTCTCTTGTTGGGAATGGTGCATTCATTGTCCTGGAGAGTTAGTGAGGAAGAACTTGAAGCAGTTTCAACTGTACTGGAATATATGGGCATTGAAGACCTGGCTATGAAAAATATAAATGAGCTTAGCGGAGGTCAGAAGCAGATGGTTTTTATCGCCCAGTCTTTAATACGTAATCCGAGACTTCTGCTTATGGATGAACCTACTAATGGTCTTGATCTTCAACATCAATTAGAGCTCTTTGAATTTATTCAGAAAATCACAAAGGAAAAGTGCATGACAACAATAATCGCTTTGCATGATCTTAATCTTGCAGCAAGGTATGCTGATAATATAGTTATTATGAACAAAGGAAATATTCATGCTTCAGGCACTCCTGAATCCGTTTTGACTCACAATAACATTCAGTCAGTTTATGGTATTAATGCCGACATTAGCACAGACGTTGCTGGTACTTTATGGATTAAACCTCTCAATTCTATAAGAGAGGTTTTCAGGAGCTGA
- a CDS encoding hydrolase: protein MTEECCPKFDPETWDGKVIEWENKKFVKDKVLTLFYMPVNFGGVMRKLDRKVREAGASMPDNLCLSDHTSKWNMDVYLAVNKNILGANNVMLSGKFLSKVYEGPFKDTKKWCDDFEVYAKEQGHEIKKWFMWYTTCPKCAKKYGKNYVVIIVDVGADIGTDI, encoded by the coding sequence ATGACTGAAGAATGCTGTCCTAAATTCGATCCTGAAACCTGGGATGGAAAAGTAATCGAGTGGGAGAACAAGAAATTCGTAAAAGACAAAGTGCTAACGCTTTTCTATATGCCTGTCAATTTTGGCGGAGTTATGAGAAAGCTTGACAGGAAAGTGAGAGAGGCAGGGGCATCGATGCCGGATAATCTCTGCCTTTCTGATCACACATCAAAGTGGAACATGGATGTGTACCTAGCAGTTAACAAAAACATCCTGGGTGCCAATAATGTAATGCTTAGTGGAAAGTTCTTAAGCAAAGTCTATGAAGGCCCGTTCAAGGATACTAAGAAATGGTGCGATGACTTTGAAGTATATGCAAAGGAGCAGGGTCACGAAATTAAGAAATGGTTCATGTGGTACACTACCTGTCCTAAATGCGCTAAAAAATATGGGAAAAACTATGTTGTGATTATAGTAGATGTTGGAGCAGATATTGGAACTGACATCTGA
- a CDS encoding EFR1 family ferrodoxin (N-terminal region resembles flavodoxins. C-terminal ferrodoxin region binds two 4Fe-4S clusters.) — translation MTEIPQTQKVKIIFFTGTGGTALAAGEFEQEFIRHEIPVVRREIKAGNFPSVDDEELLILLFPVHAGNAPEIVYEWIESLTVQEPVSTVVISVSAGGNRKPNIACRLSTIERLERKNCHVSYEEMLVMPSNWMKKTPDGIAIRLLDILPLKVKVIVRDLLSGVEKRTDPPLSDRILSRIGELEKKGAKIFGKRIKVRDNCNGCGWCERNCPASNITMDDGKPVFNDSCLLCLKCFYGCPTKALEPGKFRFFIIKEGYDLNVLKKRMEDVTPEPIETLITGYLWNGVLEYLLEDNK, via the coding sequence ATGACAGAAATACCTCAAACCCAGAAGGTAAAAATAATCTTTTTTACGGGGACCGGTGGCACAGCTCTGGCTGCCGGGGAATTTGAGCAGGAATTTATCAGGCATGAAATTCCCGTTGTCAGAAGGGAAATAAAAGCAGGGAATTTTCCGTCAGTTGATGATGAAGAACTTCTTATATTGCTGTTTCCGGTTCATGCCGGCAATGCCCCTGAGATCGTTTATGAATGGATAGAAAGCTTAACTGTTCAGGAACCTGTTTCCACGGTTGTGATATCGGTTTCTGCAGGCGGCAACAGAAAGCCAAACATAGCATGCCGTTTAAGCACCATTGAAAGACTGGAAAGGAAAAACTGTCATGTATCTTATGAAGAAATGCTGGTAATGCCTTCGAACTGGATGAAGAAAACACCCGATGGAATTGCCATAAGACTTCTTGATATCCTGCCTCTGAAAGTAAAGGTCATTGTCAGAGATCTTCTGTCAGGAGTAGAAAAAAGAACAGACCCTCCACTCTCTGACCGTATTCTTTCCAGAATTGGCGAGCTGGAGAAAAAAGGTGCTAAAATATTTGGAAAGAGAATAAAGGTAAGGGATAATTGCAATGGATGCGGCTGGTGTGAAAGGAACTGTCCTGCAAGCAACATTACTATGGATGATGGAAAGCCGGTATTCAATGACTCCTGCCTGCTATGCCTAAAATGTTTCTATGGTTGTCCCACAAAAGCTCTTGAACCCGGAAAATTCAGGTTCTTTATAATAAAAGAGGGATATGACTTAAACGTGCTCAAAAAAAGGATGGAAGATGTCACACCTGAGCCTATTGAGACACTGATAACGGGTTATTTGTGGAACGGAGTGCTGGAATATCTTCTTGAAGATAATAAATGA
- a CDS encoding ISL3 family transposase translates to MDDKLLIQMALGITSPWYVKDINLDISKKRMDIYLDFTRGTKFPCPVCNKLCDLHDTKEKVWRHLDFFHHETYIHARVPRTKCDGDGVKLVEVPWTRQNTGFTLFFEALIVAMSKEMSASSIAELINIHENSVWIILAHYVEEARAKMDLSELDTIGVDEISVKKGHSYVTLFYDLKESRVIHIENGKKRSVFKNFREVISRKIDPDNIKYISMDMYPAFKGGAREYFPNAKIVYDKFHIVKMMNDAIDKVRRKEYQTNKELGKTRFMWLKNPENLSDREITKIQSIKDLDTKTAKAYRFKLGLQRMWEIKNIEVAREYLDKWHYWGTHSNIKEIITLAKMIKRNSHGILESIKQGISNGVVEGLNNKIKTAFKRSYGLKTEKCRNTMIFLMAGKLRLPTRC, encoded by the coding sequence ATGGACGATAAACTTTTGATTCAAATGGCTCTGGGAATAACCTCTCCGTGGTATGTTAAAGATATAAATCTCGATATTTCTAAAAAGAGAATGGATATTTATCTTGATTTTACAAGGGGAACGAAGTTCCCCTGTCCTGTTTGCAACAAACTGTGTGATCTCCATGATACCAAAGAAAAAGTATGGAGACACCTTGATTTTTTCCATCATGAAACATACATTCATGCAAGAGTTCCCCGAACAAAGTGTGATGGAGATGGTGTAAAACTTGTTGAAGTTCCATGGACAAGACAAAACACTGGATTCACATTATTTTTTGAAGCATTGATCGTTGCTATGTCAAAAGAAATGAGTGCTTCTTCTATTGCTGAATTGATTAATATTCATGAAAATTCAGTCTGGATAATTCTAGCTCATTATGTTGAAGAAGCAAGAGCAAAGATGGATCTGTCTGAACTTGATACTATCGGAGTAGATGAGATCTCTGTCAAAAAAGGTCACAGTTATGTGACCTTGTTCTATGACCTGAAAGAATCAAGAGTCATTCATATTGAAAATGGGAAGAAAAGAAGTGTTTTCAAGAACTTCAGGGAAGTTATTTCCAGGAAGATAGATCCTGATAATATCAAGTATATTTCAATGGATATGTATCCTGCTTTTAAAGGTGGAGCAAGAGAATATTTCCCGAATGCTAAGATCGTTTACGATAAGTTCCATATTGTCAAAATGATGAACGATGCAATCGATAAGGTTCGAAGAAAGGAATATCAAACAAATAAAGAACTTGGTAAAACAAGATTCATGTGGTTGAAAAATCCTGAAAACCTATCGGATCGTGAAATAACTAAGATTCAATCGATTAAAGATCTGGATACAAAAACGGCAAAAGCTTATAGATTTAAGCTTGGACTTCAGCGTATGTGGGAAATCAAAAATATAGAAGTAGCAAGGGAATATCTCGATAAATGGCATTATTGGGGAACGCATAGCAACATCAAGGAAATTATCACATTGGCTAAGATGATAAAAAGAAATTCTCACGGGATATTGGAATCAATTAAACAAGGTATCAGTAATGGTGTTGTTGAAGGATTGAACAACAAGATCAAGACTGCTTTTAAGAGATCATATGGATTGAAGACTGAAAAGTGTAGGAATACAATGATATTCTTGATGGCGGGTAAACTTCGTTTACCCACACGATGTTAA